Genomic DNA from Chitinispirillales bacterium ANBcel5:
TGTTGAGGAATTTATATATCATTCCAAAGTATTTTGCGACAAGAGTATTACTGTTAAAGGACATGGAATCGTTTCTAATGAAAAAGGCTGTGTAGTAGGTGGGCAAGTTGCTTCCAATGGAAACATAGAGCTGCACTCTTTGGGTTCTCAGGCTGCTTTGAGTACTGTGGTTTGTGGTAGCGATCCGGAAACAGTAGAAAAGCTTGAAGAACTTAATGCTTTTTCAAATGTCTTAAAAAAGAAAGTCGTAGGTATACAGGGAAAGCTGGGAGCTGCGATTAATTCTCCTAGAATGAAAAAAAATCTTAAAAACCTTCCTGAAGAGAAGAAAAAGGCCCTTAAAAACGAGTTAAACGAACTGAAAAAAACTTTGGATCTGAATAATAAGACAAATGAATCGATAGAGAGATTAAAAAAAGTTGCCTTTAGTTCAGATCCTGAAAATCTAAAGGTAACTATTAAACGCCATCTTGTACCCCAGGTACTTATAAATATTAATCAAAAGAGGAGGAAAGTGATGAATCAGTGTGATAGAGTTAATTTCCTCTATAAAGATGGGGAAATTGTGATGGCTCCCCTATCCCATGAATAGGTGTAGTAAAGTTTTACTTATATAGTGAATAAAAAGGTCTAGAATGTGTAATAATAAATAAATTGACTAAAAATTTGTTTTCCGGTATAATATGAGTGGAGAAAAATTCTAATATAAGGAAAAAATGATGTACAGTAACCCTCAGAATAGCTATTTAAAGGCAAATACGATAATTTTTGCACAAAATGTGTGTCAGGCTCTGGAGGATATGGCCGGAGCGCCTTTTAACGTATGCAAAGAGACCCTTGAGGAAGCGCCCTTTAAATCAACGGCAAAAATGATTGCCTATATTACTTTTTCAGGTTCTATTCAGGGGCACTATCTTCTTGCTTTAGACGATGTAATTGCAATGAAAGTGATAGATATCTATGAGGAGGGGATGAGTAGTAGTCAGATAAGGGACCTGAGATCGGATTATGGCGGTTTCATTAAAGAACTTCTCAATTTGTCGGTGGGACAATCAATAGTTGAGCTGGAAAAGAACTTTGGTGATTTAACTTTTTTTCCGGCTATTGTGACATTCGGAGAAATTGAGTTTCCTGATATACAATCAGGAAATATAGTGATAGAAGGTAAAAGTGGTAAAGTACAGTGTTGCTTCTCACTGAATATGGCAAACCTCAAAATAGGGCAAAAACTGGAAGAGGCTCTTGTTGATTTGGAGAAGAAAACGTCTGAGGCAAAGGAAGCAAGAAGAAATGTAAATAGTATTCTTCAGTTACTTCCCATAGGGTTACTTGCGATTGATAAAAGTGGCAAAGTTTTGCCCGGTTACAGTAAATCCACAAATAGTGTTGTTGGTCTTGATCCTGAGCAACAAATTGTTGGAAAAGAATTACCCGAAGTGTTAGGGACAAGCAAGGAGTGCTTAGAAAGCTGGAAAAGTTGGTTAACACTGGTGTATGATAAATTTGGTGAGATACCGTTTAAAGATATGGCTGACCTTTGTGAGCTCAATGAGTTTGTGAGTGATAGAAAAAGGAATCTAAAGATTGATTGGTTACCTGTTGAAGATGAAACAGACAAACAACTTGAAAAACTGTTGGTAGTGATACAGGATGTGACCAAGCAGCGAGAGCTTGAAGCATCAATGAAAGAACTTAACGACAGGCATCAAAATAACCTTGAACTAATTTCCCAGATTATAAATATCGGACCAGATGAGGTAACAAACTTCATCTACGACTCTTCGCAGCTGCTAACGGATGCTCAAAAGATAGTAGAACGTAACAATTATGACCGGGAGCTCGTTAATGAACTTTACAGAACATTCCATACGCTTAAAGGGAGCTCAGGGCAATTTCGTTTTAAGGAATTACAGCAGTTGGCACATAGTGTAGAGGATCATTTAAGAATG
This window encodes:
- a CDS encoding ATP-binding protein, giving the protein MMYSNPQNSYLKANTIIFAQNVCQALEDMAGAPFNVCKETLEEAPFKSTAKMIAYITFSGSIQGHYLLALDDVIAMKVIDIYEEGMSSSQIRDLRSDYGGFIKELLNLSVGQSIVELEKNFGDLTFFPAIVTFGEIEFPDIQSGNIVIEGKSGKVQCCFSLNMANLKIGQKLEEALVDLEKKTSEAKEARRNVNSILQLLPIGLLAIDKSGKVLPGYSKSTNSVVGLDPEQQIVGKELPEVLGTSKECLESWKSWLTLVYDKFGEIPFKDMADLCELNEFVSDRKRNLKIDWLPVEDETDKQLEKLLVVIQDVTKQRELEASMKELNDRHQNNLELISQIINIGPDEVTNFIYDSSQLLTDAQKIVERNNYDRELVNELYRTFHTLKGSSGQFRFKELQQLAHSVEDHLRMFRDKTSAIDTGTVQQIMDSIKDAKGYITRIQDIKSKLGGKDESLKTKAERDPGSVMVNLGTVKEIGFEINKLKEKCKLSPCDQFVIKELDQLYLKALELRKINLSFFISSLESLVKNTVEKVGKKASIVVGNDMAIDIEVMRKVHQCLIHMINNALDHGIESPEERAQNGKMESGLLVLSGLADEKNYRITISDDGRGIDINSVKTKVAEIFNKTEEEMNNMNQSELLGYLFEAGFSTKDRTTEISGRGVGMDFVSHTVKKLNGSVEINTSKGKGTEIVLVIPQAMAQKP